From the genome of Dermacentor albipictus isolate Rhodes 1998 colony unplaced genomic scaffold, USDA_Dalb.pri_finalv2 scaffold_210, whole genome shotgun sequence:
GATGAACTATTTCTTCTGGAAGCACATGCCAGCATACATACTGGCGAGAAGCCATTTAAATGCCCTTcgtgctctcggagcttctcacacaAGTGTTATCTGGATGTCCACCTACGGACTcatacaggcgagaagccatttgactgcccttcatgctctcggagcttctcacgaaaggcCCACCTgcaagcccacctgcgcacccacacaggcgagaagccatttgactgcccttcatgcactCGGAGCTTCTCAGAGAAGAGCGGCCTGAAAGtccacctgcacacccacacaggcgagaagccatatcagtgcccttcatgctctcggagcttctcacgaaaAAAAGACGTGAAAATCCACCTGCGGACTcatacaggcgagaagccatttgactgcccttcatgcactCGGAGCTTCTCGCAGAAGAGCGtcctgaaagcccacctgcgcacccacacaggcgagaagccatttcactgcccttcatgcactcggagcttctcacagaaGAGCGGCCTCAAAGCCCACCTGT
Proteins encoded in this window:
- the LOC139053782 gene encoding gastrula zinc finger protein XlCGF57.1-like produces the protein MASRPSISRSTAECDNSKQECFHRCQLCDYVADELFLLEAHASIHTGEKPFKCPSCSRSFSHKCYLDVHLRTHTGEKPFDCPSCSRSFSRKAHLQAHLRTHTGEKPFDCPSCTRSFSEKSGLKVHLHTHTGEKPYQCPSCSRSFSRKKDVKIHLRTHTGEKPFDCPSCTRSFSQKSVLKAHLRTHTGEKPFHCPSCTRSFSQKSGLKAHLCSHTGEKPYQCPSCSRGFSRKEDMKIHLRTHTGEKPFDCPSCSRSFSQKAHLEAHLHTHRQEAI